GTACGTGTTTCCCGCGAGATATGATAAAGAaggcgcgcgctcgctcgctggCCGCCACTTGTCCCTCGCTTTGCATGGGGGCGAGGAAAAGatgaggggggaggggtggATCCGCAGGGCACACGTGGCGCGAGGCCGGGGGCGCGGAGAGATATTTTCAGTTCTTTCCCATAGTGAACTTCCTCAGAAACATTCAGATTATTGTTCAGAAAATCAGGCGGGGGAAAACGATGGTCTGACCATGTTGCACAGGCTCTCGCAAAGGATTGATCGGCGCCTTCACAggtgtcgcccccccccccccccccccccccccccccccgcgcgtgCGCGAGGTTAACTCCTCTGACCGGCACATGGCTCGTTCTTGAATTTCCTTTTGATCGGGATGGTAACCTACTATCACCTCACCTCCGTTTGTGTGAGCATTCcgagagaaagaaaaatggagagaaGAGAGCTACTCCCTCTTTGCCCAAGTCAAATTGTTCCAATTAACTTTGATCAGATTTATAGAAAAGAGTAATATAAATTTGAATGTCAAAGAAGAATAATTACTCCCTCCAAAATATAAAGGAAGTCGTTTCGGACatcgacacggtctccaaaagaCAATTTTGACCACTATCTTTTTGCTACAAATAAATTATGAAATATAGTCAATATACACCTTTATGATACTACATGTCAAGATGAATCTACTTATATCATTTTTATATTTCAAACTCGacccaaaaaaatttatttatagtcaaagtttaaaatgTTGGCTTGAGCTAGACAAACTCAAAATGACTTgaagtatggagggagtagatccatctattatcttattatttggccaacaaacggagcctccacgttcgctctcaaggcctagaaattcccacgttaatcggagaaaaatagaaaaataaaattacccaccactgtcattacgataaaaattagcctaaaatacccctgtgcctaattaaaaatcaccaaCCAATGCcaatatgaaaaattaaatataaaataccatttagctatgtatcaattacaaatatatactattaataaagactaaagctaacaacaatcaatcaaaataaaataaaaataagaataattatctgcataatattattaaagctcaacaaatcaaattgttattgtAGGTATATCAtaattgaattgttttaatcaataataagacataatttacgataatgaacaagatgatgtatggtaaaaaatagtataacctttaagtaaggatacaacaaCATGGAaagttttgaattttcaatactagccgcacaaatgcgcgggctatacgcctagtaaTGAAATATATTTGCAgaatttacttatttgatgtgttagaTGTAAACTTAGACAACTCTAACTTATGACAAAGCAAAACACCTTACATTTTTCAGGATGGAGAGACCAGTCTTGTCTTGTGTTCAAATGAACCGAGGAAGGCATACAAAGGTGCGTGCGTACGACGACCGTTTCCCGCGACGTACGAGCTGCCTCTTCAATAACACGTGTGTACTAGTAGTTCAATTCCGTTCAAAATTCAGAGTTCAGCGTTCCTAATACTCGCACGCATGCTCCGGCTGCTTTTTACCCTTTTTACCGGTCAGTGAGACTGGCAACGCTGTCGTATTTCCTCCGTCACTGCTTGTACCATTCACCTCTGAATCATGGGTGATGCAGCTATGCAGTCACCTATTTGGCTATTTCAAATCTAAAAAATATTTGTCTACTTTTGTTCTCGGTGGATTGTTATTACAAGAAAATCGTTGGGTGGCTATCAATAAATGACTCTCCTTGTATTTAAGATTTACTTTACTCACATACACCTACTTGTATGTGAACAGATTGGACCCGAAAGGTTACTCCAATACGGAGAGGTGAACAGATTCACCAGTACTTCAACATGGTGGAGATCCTACTTgtgttagaaaaaaaaatggaaatatCATTCATGGCGCCTATTCCTCAATAATCTCTCACTTTTCTCGTCCCACTACTGCAATACCGCTATACATTCTTCCCACCCGCAACCAACATCACTCTATCTCAATCTCAATGCTATCTATTTCAGTACTATGGCCGCTAACTTTGTTAGTCCCAAACACCTGCGCAAAGGCCGAAACCCCCATTATAAACCTACCTTCTCATAGTTTACGTCAATTGTTAACCGAGATTGCTACGTTAAAGACTGAAataattccttttttttttcgaaacacAATATAAATACAAACGCCTGCATACGCGCATGTACACCCTCGTATGAGCACCTCGGAATGAATGGTTGGCAGATCTTGAGATTAGCAAAGTCCCTCTAGGTGTATCGCTGTCGACAATATGACCTCTGGAAGGATATAATCGCTTAGTTCACTCTTCTCTTTAAATTATTTTGTATCCTTTGATGAAAAAAGCGTATACTTCACAAAATCCGACAGGAGACAATGAGCACTGGATATGTTTGGGACCGACGGGGAATTAATTTGAAAAGGTTTGCCATCAACTAAGCCGAGAGCTACCACTCTGCTAGCAGCCAGGCAGCCAGGTGGTGCCGCGGCGAGGGCCAGGAGGACGCACGAGCAAGCGGCCAAACCGAGCTGCAGGCAGCCCGGCACGTTACACGCAGTGGCAGCGCGAGAGCGAGCGCGCCCCGCATCCGCTAGCGCGGAGACGGGGGCCGAAAGGGAGAGGTGAGCTGGAGCGAGCGACTCCCCCCGCGGGGCACATCGTTTGATTAATCAGTGGCTTGTAAGTATAGTAGTTTTTCTTTTCGAATTAATCGCGCAATAATTCAGTCCCCGCCCCACTCGCCGTCTCGCGCAGCCGCACACGGCTCCTGCTGGAGAGCGCGTCGTCGTGGTGGTAGATTTTTGGGAGGGCATGAGAATAAAAGAAAGGCTCACCACCAATCTATAAATAGCCGCCACCTCCCTCGCCTTTCCCTCCACCCCAACAGCATCCTCCTCGcccatctcctcctccctcttcctcaTTCTCGGCATCCCTTCACCCGTCGCAGACTTGCagtctccttcctcctccgcgcGCCCTTTCCTAGCTCGCTCCGTTCACAGCGGCTAGCGGAGCAGGAGCGAAAGCAAAAAAAGGCCATGGGCGCCCTCCTGCTCTTCGTCTGCCTCCTGGCGCCGTTCGTGctcgcctgcgccgcccgcggcaggcggcggcgggcggcggcgccggcgtcgtcggCGTGCGGCAaggcgctgccgctgccgccggggtCCATGGGGTGGCCGTACGTGGGCGAGACGTTCCAGCTCTACTCCTCCAAGAACCCCAACGTGTTCTTCGCCCGGAAGCAGAACCGGTCCGGGCCCATCTTCAAGACGCACATCCTGGGGTGCCCCTGCGTGATGGTGTCCAGCCCGGAGGCGGCGCGCTTCGTGCTCGTCACGCAGGCGCACCTCTTCAAGCCTACCTTCCCGGCCAGCAAGGAGCGCATGCTGGGCCCGCAGGCCATCTTCTTCCAGCAGGGCGACTACCAcgcccacctccgccgcctcgtctcCCGGGCCTTCTCCCCGGAGGCCATCCGCGCCTCCGTGCCGGCCATCGAGGCCATCGCGCTGCGCTCGCTCCGCTCCTGGGACGGCCAGCTCGTCAACACCTTCCAGGAGATGAAGCTGGTGAGCGGCTATTACTTGCTTGCTTCTAGCTGCTGCTTGCCtgcttgctcctcctcctctgatCTGCGTCGTGCTCTGTTCCGAAATCAAAATCAGAATCGGAATCAAATGCTCTGTGCTGATTGTCTTGTCCCGCTGCAGTACGCGCTGAATGTGGCATTGCTGTCCATCTTCGGCGAGGAGGAGATGCGCTACATCGAGGAGCTGAAGCAGTGCTACCTGACCCTGGAGAAGGGGTACAACTCGATGCCGGTGAACCTGCCGGGCACCCTGTTCCACAAGGCCATGAAGGCCCGCAAGCGCCTGGGCGACATCGTGGCCCACATCATCTCGGCGCGCCGCGAGCGCCGGCAGCGCGGGAGCGACCTCCTGGCCTCCTTCCTGGACGGCCGCGAGGCGCTCACCGACGCCCAGATCGCCGACAACGTCATCGGCGTCATCTTCGCCGCCCGCGACACCACCGCCAGCGTCCTCACCTGGATGGTCAAGTTCCTCGGCG
This window of the Panicum virgatum strain AP13 chromosome 1K, P.virgatum_v5, whole genome shotgun sequence genome carries:
- the LOC120649354 gene encoding abscisic acid 8'-hydroxylase 1: MGALLLFVCLLAPFVLACAARGRRRRAAAPASSACGKALPLPPGSMGWPYVGETFQLYSSKNPNVFFARKQNRSGPIFKTHILGCPCVMVSSPEAARFVLVTQAHLFKPTFPASKERMLGPQAIFFQQGDYHAHLRRLVSRAFSPEAIRASVPAIEAIALRSLRSWDGQLVNTFQEMKLYALNVALLSIFGEEEMRYIEELKQCYLTLEKGYNSMPVNLPGTLFHKAMKARKRLGDIVAHIISARRERRQRGSDLLASFLDGREALTDAQIADNVIGVIFAARDTTASVLTWMVKFLGDHPSVLKAVIDEQEEIARSKCSPDAPLTWADTRRMRMTSRVIQETMRVASILSFTFREAVEDVEYQGYLIPKGWKVLPLFRNIHHSPDHFPCPEKFDPSRFEVAPKPNTFMPFGNGTHSCPGNELAKLEMLVLFHHLATKYRWSTSKSESGVQFGPFALPLNGLPMTFTRKD